One window of the Triticum dicoccoides isolate Atlit2015 ecotype Zavitan chromosome 3B, WEW_v2.0, whole genome shotgun sequence genome contains the following:
- the LOC119279773 gene encoding uncharacterized protein LOC119279773, translated as MSSSSSVRSALCGRSVAVPLIGCPDCGQKVRFYRSSTDEHDGWIFYKCVNHTVTCDFWRWELEYVEHLVQIRRLVGDAAVDAIDAAEDRREELERQRTESMAGKGTAGRGMVGRGMAGRGTIGRANYASSSENKYATKQQIAMLLGLGGEILHHHHQIPLFFLICHLQFRAPPDPFSPLFNTTNRSPSHIHPAVTMVSWDDLPSSSEDDSMTSKPPATIFCEEWSGLAIDLPSFRCGHGSLCEKHVAFESVDSVRRFLACAQKVLDEKKKMENELRHFKLDFAKMVAEKEQAMSQLGSTQLALTDLRVKAEKERDQVVQERDQVIQERDDLKHEKRKLEYMIGDLFKHKEAIGEKIMKLKAMLNEFD; from the exons ATGTCGTCTTCCAGCTCCGTCCGCTCTGCATTGTGTGGCCGCTCTGTTGCTGTACCATTGATCGGGTGCCCGGATTGCGGCCAGAAGGTGAGGTTCTACCGGTCTAGCACCGATGAGCATGATGGATGGATCTTCTACAAGTGCGTCAACCACACT GTCACTTGTGATTTCTGGCGCTGGGAGCTTGAATATGTGGAGCATCTGGTTCAAATAAGGCGTCTGGTTGGTGATGCTGCTGTAGATGCAATTGATGCAGCTGAGGACAGGAGGGAAGAGCTTGAGAGGCAGAGGACTGAATCAATGGCAGGCAAAGGCACAGCTGGAAGGGGCATGGTGGGAAGAGGCATGGCTGGAAGAGGCACTATAGGCAGAGCTAATTATGCCAGCTCCAGTGAGAATAAGTATGCTACCAAGCAGCAAATTGCTATGCTTTTAGGATTAGGCGGAGAGATTTTG caccatcaccaccagatccccctcttcttcctcatctgtCATCTTCAATTTCGTGCACCACCAGATCCCTTCTCTCCTCTGTTCAATACCACCAACAGATCCCCTTCTCATATTCATCCAGCAGTAACCATGGTGTCCTGGGATGATCTTCCCAGTTCTTCTGAAGATGACTCTATGACCAGCAAG CCACCTGCTACAATTTTTTGTGAGGAATGGAGTGGCTTGGCTATAGATCTGCCTAGCTTTAGATGTGGGCATGGATCTTTGTGTGAGAAGCATGTGGCATTTGAATCTGTTGATAGTGTCAGAAGGTTTCTAGCTTGTGCACAGAAG GTTCTTGatgagaagaagaagatggagaatGAGTTGAGGCATTTCAAGCTTGATTTTGCTAAGATGGTGGCTGAGAAGGAGCAGGCAATGAGCCAATTAGGCAGCACACAACTTGCTCTAACTGATC TCAGGGTTAAAGCAGAGAAAGAGAGGGACCAAGTAGTGCAAGAGAGGGACCAAGTGATTCAAGAGAGGGATGATTTGAAGCATGAGAAAAGGAAGCTTGAGTACATGATTGGTGACCTATTCAAACACAAAGAGGCCATCGGGGAGAAGATAATGAAGCTGAAGGCCATGCTGAATGAATTTGATTGA